The Maylandia zebra isolate NMK-2024a linkage group LG4, Mzebra_GT3a, whole genome shotgun sequence genome segment tttttatatctataaaaagaaatgtgacacttgtgagacataatcaaaggtgtgagcgtcacagcagatgcctttgtgtcaaagtagttgaggataaaacacagaaaaacatgaaggtgattttcctggccctagatcttataaaaatattctgcagtagatcaaaaacgaaacaaaaccaTTAATAACCATATGAACATTACGTGATGCTGCTGACATAAAGCAGAgatttattagagacacagctgagcattttgcaattttgcataattttaacaagtttaaatttgttcagcattcaacagcagaaatgaggctttcttttcAGAAGTTAGGAAAAAACAgcagccgacagcgctgtaaacaacggtagatttgtgcataacaagcaagcgaataatgcaaaaaaaagatttttagacgggaaactgatcttgaagtacagagagagagagagagagagagagagctgtgcatgtaGTGTGATTTTATCGAGGTGGCAGCATAACaataagagggaattcatgacgatgtttatatgaagcgtagtttgctgcttcttttgctgctggttcggtcaatattgtttggagagagataaaagctgcagcttcagaatcaggACAAAAAGGGCATAAACACAAAGCGTGGACCCgccgacggatcagaatcagcgagctgtcggctttcagccccgactgtgtccgggccgtcgggtgagaaaggcgacatctcactgattctgatccgtcggAGGCTCCgggctttgtgtttacgtctttgtgcagaattcgtgttcctgctctcatttactgttttagctgtttggtggttgttgaaattttgtgaggtttaacctgagattctggcatttcgggcaaaataaatttatattaaaaaatcgattcaggattttaatgaatcgatatcacgttatccaagcgaGAATcaattttaatcgataaatcgataatcaaaatCCACCCCTACTCAGAGCCCCATCCAAACTACCATCTTCACTACCCCAACAATCTAGACTCTCGGGGTCCTGTCCTAACTCCCATCATTTCTGTGCTCTCATTGGTTCACTGGAGTCTCATTGGTAAATAACTATTTAATCAAATTCTGTATCTCAATAAATAATATTCAGTTCTTCCAAATAATCTCTCCTCTTTCAATCACTAATAATAAATTACCACATATAGATTTATGATGTCCAGTATCCCACATTTTCAGTGAAGGTCAGCATGTCTTACAATATATGTTAGTAAACTTTAGTGAACATTttatgaacatttttattttatgaccTTTAAGAAGATTATGAATGAGGCTTTATTGCCTGATCTTACCACTTCTCTGCTTTTGGCTCCTTGAATCAAAGACAGAATCCCATGAGCTCCAGACACATAGTTTGAGGTCTCTGAATGAGCGTCatttagatttttcaaaatTTCCTTGAGTTTCAGTATTTCTGTTATaaattgaaaaagaaatataaatctGAGCAATACATTTTCTGTTACACAAAAACATACCATCACCGGTAGTGACTTCACCTACCATTGACATCTGGATTTACATTCTCCCCTTTGAGGAACTCTTTGGAGCTCACTGTGAAGACTTGGAAACTATCCTCACTGAAGTGATTCTGAGAACATTTTTGTtagtcagtttttatttttggactgtttaagaaaataattgttttagATTTTGCTGTCAGATTGTAAATTTACCGTAATCGTTTTCCGCTTTTTAAATTCCTTCATCACTGCTTTCttgactttgtttcttttagaaaggaaataaaaattgGATGTAAAAGTAATTTATTGTTAGTATTGTAATGGAAAATTTCAATTATTCTTATTTAAGGTTCAAGCATTTGTGTGCATACTTAGTTGTGGCACCGTAATGAAAACTTCCACTGAGCAgtctaaaactagatgaacttatTTCAGCCTCAGTAGTTGAAAAAATAACTCCTTTTGCAGGTGGTGATAATGCCAAGAGCACGAAACAGGATACGCATTGTTCAGTTAGGTTTCAGAGCGAGCTGCGTCACGTGCTGTATGATCACTTTCGGACTTCCTCACTTTTTTGGGGAATAAATAAAGGTGTGAGAGCTGCACGGCGCCTGACTGCGTGTGCTCTCTCTCATGCGCATGATAATAACGAATGTTCATTACAGCCGAATGTGTCTGTGGACTTTGTTAATTAAATTTCTACAACAGTATTTATCTAATTAAAAACTTATTAAAACACATatacatagattttttttaaatgtataacttttaataatgacttttaaacaacaaagcaacaaaaaagtgAAGTGTATGGTCACCATGTGTATCTGTGCCAAACTTTCTTtgtaatttgattttttttgtatatttgacTTACATATCATCTGGTTTTTCATGATCTGACTTGGTGCAGATAAAATGAATTTGCTGACACTCGCCACCATTTCCCAGCAGGCTGCTGGCACCTTCCAGGATTTCCCAGGCTTCTCTTTCTGATGCTGCTCGAGTCATTTCAGTCACAATCCACACTGTAGAACAACTGGCAATAAACTGAAAAGGAAATGAATACatgtaaattataaataaataatgcttTGAAGAAAGATAACATGACTTCTGTGAATTACCTCTTTCCACATTTGATCTCTGCTTCTGTTAAAGTCACCGTTTCCAGGAAGGTCCACGAGTGTGACATGATCAAGAAAATCATTGTCTGGCACTTTGACAGTCACACACTTCACAAGTGGCCAGTACCACCTCTTTACTTCTTCTGTCTCATTTGACTCACTTCTTGTATATCTCACAAATTCTTCAGACAACCCTTCAgcctgcaaaaacaaacaaacaagataaATATAAGCCAATTGAATGTATGTGCCCATAACAAAGGTTTTAATGATTGCATGAAAAAGAAGATGGGAAATTAAAATAAGACATCCTATCTCAAAAATCTGAAATGAAAACCAGGAAAATAAATCCAaagtaattagatttttttatttaaaaaagaaagaaagaaagaaagaaagaaagaaaataaaccttttttatattttactgtgGATCACAGTAAGTGgcctggttcttatatagtgatTTCTTCTACTGCATGTAAACATTTGAAGCACTTTATAAAACTTGCCTCATTACCCCAAGCACTTTTTCTGGGTATGTTATTTCTAGctaacatttacacacattcattctctgatggatgcatcgaaGATCAGCTTTACAAATGTGAAACTCTTCAACACCTCCACAAAGAAAACTGCAAGCTCCATGGTAACAGGATAATCAGACAGCAACAGGATAGTAAACCATAAAATTTTAACCACCACAAtttcacttgttttttgtttcttgtttgatGGATGTCAAACATTTTGGAAATGAGGCACATCGACATATCGCCGACATATATCTGCTCAGCAATAAACTACAGCAACATCTGCTTCACCAATGCTTTGTCTCTGTCTGCACTCTCCATTAGGGTGGCATTACATAGCGTGGACATCTTCCTGCTGCAAAGGTGCAGCATCAGGGTAGCTTAACGCTGCTTGGGTAACTATTGACTGCTCATTATGTGATGTTCATAAGCCACACACTGTTATGTATCTCACCCAAACTGTGGTCTAAtacagtggtccccaacccccgggcctcggaccggtaccgggccgcgagagttgaggctcaggtgtgaaatgtatggttttcagggttttatcggttttcagcgttattttgttatcgtttttatcgttaactcggttttcctgggtcttttcacgtgtgttatgaataaatcttctttttttcagtaccggtattagttttattttgttgtatttatccacaacaccttaaaggccggtccatgaaaatattgtcgggcataaaccggtccgtggcgcaaaaaaggttggggaccccTGGTCTAATATATGCTTTAAACTGCAAGTATTCCTTTGTTCTAGAAGAAGAACCAGATTTTATTTTGGTCTGTATTACTGCACACTTACTGAGTCACTTTCCAAAATTTTTATCTTGGGCTTTAGAAACTCTGGAATATCTCTGAAATATTTGTTGTCCATGAGGCTGTGAGTTGATTTTTCTTTCCACTCTTCTCCATACAGCGCTGATAACTTTCCATCAGGGTCAAGACAATCATCAttaccaccatcatcatcatcatcatcttcttcaaGAGCCAGTTTTAGGGACTGCACCTCATTTTCCCAATCCTAAAAAAGATTATATCTTAATTTTAGTAAAGCAGTTTTTGTATCTACATTGTAACACATTACTTCAAAAATCACCATATTCATATTTCATTCTACCTCTTTTGTAATGAACTCGATGTGTGCCTCATACTTTGATCCATTTGTAGCCTCCACCTTTATCATTACTGAGGTACATGCACTGACACTTCCAGAAGGCAACAGGCCCTCCTTATTTATGATGGCATTGATTAAAGAACTCTTTCCAGTCCCGGTTCTACCAAAGACACCAACCAGGTGTCTCTTTTCTGTCTCCAAATCTTTGATTTTATCCCTGTTGAACGAGTTTAAATATGGATTAACTGACCCATTCTCAGAAATATCAAACTgaaaatgcagtaaaatcagaaaaaaattgttttttaaaatgtgttgaaaAAATTCAACTTACTACTGGAACAAACTACACAGCTCCATGCTGAGCTCTGACCGAGTTTAAATCTTTAGTATGTTTATTATACCAAATACCAGCAAAATGTTACAGACTGTCCCAACTTCCTGGGAAATGGTTGGAAGAACATCCAACAAAAATAGAAAATCTTTATTACTCACTTTAGGAAAGCGCTGAGCTTGTCACGGCCATGTAGTCTTTCACTGACACGTCTCATTATGTCTTTGACATCAGACAgtatttttgtttctgtcagagaaacagaaaaaaaccctaatAAGTAGGAACCTGGAACCAGTGTAATGCAAATATGGTCCACTGATATGCAAATGTAACCCATGGTTATTTTATTGCCaattgtattctatttttattctaattttaAGTGTTACTGTTTTGTTAAGTTTTCCCATTTTCCCATGAATGCACCATAGCGCTGTGCGTGGTGACTTTCTTTCCCTGCATCCGCCTGCATGGAGCTAGATGCGCAAAGCTGTGTGGAGATTCAGTCCTGCAACGTGTTGCGCTACAGAattaatgttttctttgaagaatatcctggctgttttttttaagtagtagAAATCTGCTGCAAGGACCGAGCGGTGCCATCTAAGGACTGGATGCCACTAGAGGTGCCTAGAAAGGACGTTCTTAATCTGAAGGCCACCTGTTTCCTTGGAGAGTGGTAGGATACAAcgatttgtaatttttttttaaggattaaCGTTTTTTAATGAgctacttttttcctttttgggtCAGATCTGATTCCACTTAACACAAAACCTGATGCaccaaaaagcaaaacagtgaCTAAAGACAATTCAAATAACTTGAACACTTACCACATACTGAACACAAAGTGCACTGAACTGAAATGGACAGCATGCCTGACACATTTATGGACACTTGAAGTGATATGTTGTACATTGTTGAAGATAAAGGTTTGTTCATGTCTATGTTTTGGACCATTTAAATGTTGAATACACTCAAATCACTTTTTTCCTTAAGTTGTTGTCAGTGTCTCATTCTGAGTGGAAGGTTTTTCCCTCTTTAAGTTGAGTTACCACTGCCAGTCTCCTTACGATCCTAACTGAACCCAACAAGAGGAGATTctgaaatattgttttttccTTGACCTTGGATGACAGATTACTGTGGATTTGACTGATTTTGACTACTCAGTTAAAAATGGTGACACAAAGCAGGAATAAGTGTGAGGAtttcatatatgtgtgtgtacctgACTGTGATCCTGCTGCAGAGTTGTCTTGTCGTTTAGGAGATGGTTGCCATTCACCGAACTCAAGTTCtgactttctttttcctttttggatttacacaaaataatacaatttaaaaagaaaatctgaataTTGAAACTTCTGATTATGGTGTATTTTAGATGTTGCAAAAATAAtactgtgaaaataaataaataaattagatgTATTAAAATGAGAGTGAGATACATTTTTCTCACCTTTTTCACTTATGGATGGCAAATCCTGTGGAAGCATATAAATATTCAACTTTCACATTTGAAGTTAAATTATTATAAATTGTACATGTATGCATAATTGAATTTATAGAAGAAATCATTGCTCCTGTACAGAAACAATTTGTTCTTTAACAAACTGTcaaaaacattcacatgcactttttaaaatgtacacacttatatgtacatatattcTCAACTAGcacagtgattaaaaaaaaaaggaaaacttttgCATTCTTGCCTCTCAGTAAACATGATCCCATGAGTCAATGTTTCTGCCTAATTCAGCACCAGTGACACAGACCTAGAGACCAGTTGGTGACCACCCCATCCCTGGCAACCACCAGCTGTTAGGGTAAAATGTGTATTCCAACATCAGGCAACTACATCAATTGTTTAGTGGTTGGTGGAGGTTGTAAGAACTTTAAGTCGCAGGGTGGTCAGGCTTGTGTGACTGGGGCTTTGCTTTGACTCAGGTCACCTTAGTGTATATTTATGAAGAATGAAGGCATGCTGCTTCATTATCTGATTTCCAATAACCCTTACCTGATCCAAATCAGCTGTTGCTATCACTATGTAGCAGGGTGTGGTTTTTGCAGGGTGACACGATAGGACTTTCATGAATTTCCCCCATGCACATTAGTGGTGTGAGATACTGCTGGATTTGGTATTCCTTTTATACTAAGTAAATAAAGGCCCAGTATCAACGATTCTGATACAGATACTAATGCTTTTTAATAATTATGGTGGATGGTGGATCAAACTGCTAAATCAGAATGAATTTTCATGACCTGTAAGTGTTTGGGGGATTTTCATGTCTTTGGATTATTAATTAAACCCAAGGACAGAAAACATATAATGAGAAGTCTGTATCACATCTACTTGTAGTTTAAATATAGTAACTGCACAGTATCCCTTTTACAGTTAACACAAAGGGGTTATGATATATTCGGGATATTTGTTTCAATCACAATAAATGTTATTATGACACTTGAAAGCAGCGGCACTTAGATAGAGGTTGCCCTTAGGTTGCCTCTTTGATGATTCTAGGAgtaacaaagaaacagaaaccagTATCCCAAAAAgttaattctgttcatctggactgttttcagtgggagaaacgtttcatcgctcatccaagtgacttcttcagtctcagctaactgcaggtttccccaaccttataaacattTGCACTTTATATAGTTGGGAAAacttgggatttacttacctggatgattgagtatGTATCAAGACAGAAACTAATATCAGTCTCATTATGCTCCTATTTATCAATATCAAAACAAACTTTGGCATCTATGTTTTGGTTTGATCCGCCCACCACCAGGGCCATGCAGAGctgtttaaaggggcgggtgctcaaagttaaaaacagGCACATAGAGCCAGgctgaacaacaacacacattcttTAAGAATCTAATACGGAATCGCATCATACTATATCACTGTTTTACCTGAtggggtacaatgttgctgttgaggagTTTCTGCTGATCCTGCTCCTGATAGTGCAGGAGGAACGGGCTGTGTTGACTAAAGagtacgctgtacacctacttactggctTTTGTTGCATCAGTCTCCTACAGCTCTGCACCGCTCAGACGgcaaaaaatgcgcgtgctctttgcgAGTTCATTCCTGGTTCGTAACCAGCGCGCTCTGCCATCAAGGGCAATCATTGGTTAATGGTAGTCATGTGACTGATGGAAACCACATCCTTTTACTTAGCAAAActatgattaatagttaaatattattgttgaggggaaCAGACAGGActccacacgcacacaaaaataaacaaaaaatagtaataaaaataaaaaataaataaaaattatactCAAGAAAAGGGCACTtggggcacccatcaggaaaggggcaggTGCTCAAGCCCCCCCCCTCGCACGTGCCTGCCCACCACTAATACACACATCTAACCTTCACCAACTCCTCCAACAATGAGTAGTCTGCGTGCAACCCCAATTCCCTGTCGTACAATCCCTTGGCACCTTACCAGAACGCTGTACATCCCTCCTCGACCAAAGTTGGGTGTAGACATCCCGGTAACACTGTACACCTGCTGCACCTCCATGGCGTCCTCCTGGCATTCCTGTTGAAAATGTCCCAGGTCCCCACACTGCTCACGCACCTGTCCCTGTGTCTGTGCAGCCACCAATGAGCCAGGTACAGCGCCTGTCGCTGCCAGGACCTGGGGATAGAAAGCAAAGAGGAAATGGTTGTTGGAGCGTAGCCAGTGGTCCTCGATGGTCAGTGTCGCTGGCACAGGCACGGAAAGTTTGCTCCTTGGGGCCAGTAGGGTACCAAAAAGTGATCATCTGCCAAAAAGGGGTTTCCAGCATTTGTCAAAAAGTTTACTGCAGGAATTTAAGCTGTTATAAATTACTTGTTGActtaaaatctgtcaaaaatattGCTCATGATGAATATCAAGTAACTTCAAATCAGGGTAAAACGTAATTGACaataacaatgtttttttcaaGAGAGAGCTAGCCAAGAGGGCATCAGAAATAACAAATATAACATCACAGTTCTATAATCAAAAAGAACTGGATTGATGACAATATGGGTACAAATACGCATAAAGTCATAAAGATACTTGGAAGACagatcatttctttattttatatacaACCCCTTCATAAACCCTGTTGACTAAAGTGTATTTACTAACATAAGTAAAGATATTAGACAAAACATCAAAAATCACTCTTTTGCAGATGCTCACCTCCCCTGGCTGCGATCTTCTGGGGTTTTCCGTCCGCGCCGCCAGGTGTTCTTCAGCCAGCCTCACTGCCGCCTGCAGATTGGGTGGCTTGCAACACTTGACCCAGTCCGCCATTTCCCTTGGGAGCCCCTCCACAAACTGCTCCAGAACGACAGCCTCCAGCAGCTGCGCCTCCCCACTGCCAGGATGCAGCCACCTCCCCGCGTCATACCGCAGCTGCTGGGCAAAAGCCGAAGGCCCTTCTTGTGGTCCCATGCGGCAACCACGGAAGCGGCGACGATGGTCTTCTGGAGAGAGTTCCAGGTGGAGCGGATTCGCAGCGGCCCCAGACTGAGGCAAAAGGTTTAGTATTATCTGCGTCTGCCGCTGGTGCAGTactgcctgctgctgctgcagtactgcctgctgctgctgtagtactgcctgctgctgctgcaagtCCGCCATGTCGGCCAACATTTGAGCCAGTGCGCGAACTTGCTGTAGATTCTGTGGGTTTGACATGTCGTAGCGGCAAGCTGGGCACCACTGTATCACTCTGTTACTGATCTCTGTTATGACACACACAAGGAGACAGTTCTGCGTCACGTTTCACTAATAGTTTTTATTTAGTTCACAACTCGAAGCCACTCGTTTCACACCGTGGCAAGCATCAgctctttctctcagcctcccCTGCCGCTGTCACCTGAACTCGCTCTACCCCT includes the following:
- the LOC112431571 gene encoding nuclear GTPase SLIP-GC isoform X1, yielding MSNPQNLQQVRALAQMLADMADLQQQQAVLQQQQAVLQQQQAVLHQRQTQIILNLLPQSGAAANPLHLELSPEDHRRRFRGCRMGPQEGPSAFAQQLRYDAGRWLHPGSGEAQLLEAVVLEQFVEGLPREMADWVKCCKPPNLQAAVRLAEEHLAARTENPRRSQPGEVLAATGAVPGSLVAAQTQGQVREQCGDLGHFQQECQEDAMEVQQVYSVTGMSTPNFGRGGMYSVLDLPSISEKGKRKSELEFGEWQPSPKRQDNSAAGSQSETKILSDVKDIMRRVSERLHGRDKLSAFLKDKIKDLETEKRHLVGVFGRTGTGKSSLINAIINKEGLLPSGSVSACTSVMIKVEATNGSKYEAHIEFITKEDWENEVQSLKLALEEDDDDDDGGNDDCLDPDGKLSALYGEEWKEKSTHSLMDNKYFRDIPEFLKPKIKILESDSAEGLSEEFVRYTRSESNETEEVKRWYWPLVKCVTVKVPDNDFLDHVTLVDLPGNGDFNRSRDQMWKEFIASCSTVWIVTEMTRAASEREAWEILEGASSLLGNGGECQQIHFICTKSDHEKPDDINKVKKAVMKEFKKRKTITNHFSEDSFQVFTVSSKEFLKGENVNPDVNEILKLKEILKNLNDAHSETSNYVSGAHGILSLIQGAKSREVVEQKNEVCAVLEGNLSIQLNRVKKAIEDITKAFEQHLRDGVEKSQNLCERKLKSFLYPSKTSGGAFHMTLKFAVRNDGIQKPKKGKRKDLNMILASCLTESIDEKFRKTFPNDLRCGNFNGAIDAFSLSTDSLIEKYKNVELQLTFLQTEENKMKTKLNKIILTQKKLIYNSLTETIKNNMKGCYEEAAAFEGPGTLKRMRDTIERHVESKMDMFEKAKNAMLEQLNDLKETVLRTLEETMEDSIEHSLKTEACLLPDVLEHLEMVKKHCDELNGDQDEKKNS
- the LOC112431571 gene encoding nuclear GTPase SLIP-GC isoform X2; the encoded protein is MSNPQNLQQVRALAQMLADMADLQQQQAVLQQQQAVLQQQQAVLHQRQTQIILNLLPQSGAAANPLHLELSPEDHRRRFRGCRMGPQEGPSAFAQQLRYDAGRWLHPGSGEAQLLEAVVLEQFVEGLPREMADWVKCCKPPNLQAAVRLAEEHLAARTENPRRSQPGEVLAATGAVPGSLVAAQTQGQVREQCGDLGHFQQECQEDAMEVQQVYSVTGMSTPNFGRGGMYSVLDLPSISEKGKRKSELEFGEWQPSPKRQDNSAAGSQSETKILSDVKDIMRRVSERLHGRDKLSAFLKDKIKDLETEKRHLVGVFGRTGTGKSSLINAIINKEGLLPSGSVSACTSVMIKVEATNGSKYEAHIEFITKEDWENEVQSLKLALEEDDDDDDGGNDDCLDPDGKLSALYGEEWKEKSTHSLMDNKYFRDIPEFLKPKIKILESDSAEGLSEEFVRYTRSESNETEEVKRWYWPLVKCVTVKVPDNDFLDHVTLVDLPGNGDFNRSRDQMWKEFIASCSTVWIVTEMTRAASEREAWEILEGASSLLGNGGECQQIHFICTKSDHEKPDDINKVKKAVMKEFKKRKTITNHFSEDSFQVFTVSSKEFLKGENVNPDVNEILKLKEILKNLNDAHSETSNYVSGAHGILSLIQGAKSREVVEQKNEVCAVLEGNLSIQLNRVKKAIEDITKAFEQHLRDGVEKSQNLCERKLKSFLYPSKTSGGAFHMTLKFAVRNDGIQKPKKGKRKDLNMILASCLTESIDEKFRKTFPNDLRCGNFNGAIDAFSLSTDSLIEKYKNVELQLTFLQTEENKMKTKLNKIILTQKKLIYNSLTETIKNNMKGCYEEAAAFEGPGTLKRMRDTIERHVESKMDMFEKAKNAMLEQLNDLKETVLRTLEETMEDSIEHSLKTEACLLPDVLEHLEMVKKHCDELNGDQDEKK